In Rhodothermales bacterium, the following proteins share a genomic window:
- the nrfD gene encoding NrfD/PsrC family molybdoenzyme membrane anchor subunit → MNYGFVINNDSCIGCHACSTACKSENEVPLGVQRTWVKSVEKGVYPNVRRTFQVTRCNHCANPPCVRICPVTAMYQRQDGIVEFDPDVCIGCKACMQACPYDAIYIDPETHTAAKCHFCAHRVEVGLEPACVVVCPEHAILAGDLDNPDTEIAKVLAENKVTVRKPEQGTAPKLYYIGGDAAAMHPTATDRTPTSFAWADVLELESGAVKSGGDGATGQPPNADRGSLSKSGTPIRTPGTQGLPGGGPILIGDGRMAEQMVQVVYNAQHKVPWHWPVPAYLVTKGIAAGLFLLAALGLVFDWVTASPVVLAGASVATVIFLLATTALLVYDLERPERFLSIVFRPQWKSWLVRGAFLLIGFSGLATLWAAAEVAAWQGWLATDLVAAWRPWLLGVGSPLAIGTAVYTAFLFSQAEGRDLWQNSLLPFHLIVHSIVAGAATLLAGGALAGLSADWMHLAWVALSVALVVDLVVTIFGEVGMSHASEAAAKAAHDITHGRYARAFWWGSVGLGHVLPLVLAAGFFFVPAAAAWMAVVGVAAGLSALVGLYLYEHAFVMAPQDIPNS, encoded by the coding sequence ATGAATTACGGCTTTGTCATCAACAACGACTCCTGCATTGGGTGCCACGCCTGTTCCACCGCCTGCAAGAGTGAAAACGAGGTCCCGCTCGGCGTTCAGCGAACGTGGGTGAAGAGTGTCGAGAAGGGCGTTTACCCCAATGTCCGCCGCACCTTCCAGGTGACGCGATGCAATCACTGTGCGAACCCGCCCTGCGTGCGGATTTGTCCGGTGACCGCCATGTACCAGCGGCAGGACGGAATCGTGGAATTCGACCCCGATGTGTGTATTGGGTGCAAGGCCTGCATGCAGGCCTGCCCGTACGATGCCATTTACATCGATCCGGAGACCCATACGGCGGCCAAGTGCCACTTCTGTGCACACCGCGTGGAGGTGGGGCTGGAGCCGGCCTGCGTGGTGGTGTGCCCCGAGCACGCCATTCTGGCCGGTGATCTGGACAACCCGGATACGGAAATCGCCAAGGTGCTCGCCGAGAACAAAGTGACCGTGCGCAAGCCGGAGCAGGGCACGGCCCCGAAACTGTACTACATCGGCGGCGACGCTGCCGCCATGCATCCGACCGCCACGGACCGGACCCCGACCAGTTTTGCCTGGGCCGACGTGCTGGAACTGGAGTCGGGCGCGGTCAAGAGCGGCGGCGACGGAGCCACCGGTCAGCCGCCGAACGCCGATCGCGGATCCCTGTCCAAGAGCGGCACCCCCATCCGGACGCCCGGAACGCAGGGCCTGCCGGGAGGCGGCCCCATCCTCATCGGGGACGGCCGCATGGCCGAACAGATGGTCCAGGTCGTGTACAATGCCCAGCACAAGGTGCCGTGGCACTGGCCCGTTCCGGCCTACCTGGTCACGAAGGGCATTGCCGCCGGACTGTTCCTGCTGGCCGCCCTCGGCCTGGTTTTCGATTGGGTCACGGCATCTCCCGTGGTCCTGGCGGGCGCCTCGGTGGCTACGGTGATCTTCCTGCTGGCCACGACCGCCCTCCTGGTCTATGACCTGGAGCGGCCCGAACGCTTCCTGAGCATCGTTTTCCGGCCCCAGTGGAAGAGCTGGCTCGTCCGCGGCGCCTTCCTGCTCATCGGGTTCTCGGGCCTGGCCACGCTCTGGGCGGCTGCCGAAGTGGCCGCCTGGCAGGGCTGGCTGGCCACCGATCTGGTAGCCGCCTGGCGACCCTGGTTGCTGGGCGTGGGTTCGCCGCTCGCCATCGGAACCGCGGTCTACACGGCGTTCCTGTTCAGCCAGGCGGAAGGTCGGGATCTGTGGCAGAATTCGCTCTTGCCCTTCCACCTGATTGTCCATTCCATCGTGGCGGGCGCCGCCACCCTGTTGGCCGGAGGTGCCCTTGCGGGCTTGTCCGCCGACTGGATGCATCTGGCCTGGGTGGCCCTGTCGGTGGCCCTGGTCGTCGACCTGGTCGTCACCATCTTCGGTGAAGTGGGCATGTCCCATGCCAGCGAAGCCGCGGCCAAGGCGGCCCACGACATCACCCACGGGCGCTACGCCCGCGCGTTCTGGTGGGGAAGCGTTGGTCTCGGCCACGTCCTGCCCCTGGTCCTGGCCGCCGGGTTCTTCTTCGTTCCTGCCGCCGCGGCATGGATGGCCGTGGTCGGCGTGGCCGCCGGACTGTCTGCCCTCGTTGGCCTTTACCTGTATGAGCACGCCTTCGTGATGGCGCCGCAGGACATACCGAACAGCTGA
- a CDS encoding molybdenum cofactor guanylyltransferase, with translation MVLAGGQSRRFGSAKARAVFRGSTLLEGAMDTLAALTPRLAVSVGDPRHPDVRSWIAESWPNVICLDDARPEAGPLAGVEAGMQWAASLPVLVRAVDLPLAGPDVFQRLMDAWRTAVYGVDVVAAETPDGRLQPLLSLWTPGMLPRITAYLDSGRRSVLGLLDEAQVLRVRVDEQTVKNVNTRADLT, from the coding sequence TTGGTCTTGGCCGGAGGACAGAGTCGCCGCTTCGGCAGTGCGAAGGCCCGGGCCGTCTTCCGCGGGAGTACGCTGTTGGAAGGGGCCATGGACACCCTGGCCGCACTGACGCCCCGTCTTGCCGTATCGGTCGGGGATCCGCGCCACCCGGATGTCCGGTCATGGATTGCCGAATCCTGGCCGAACGTGATCTGCCTGGACGATGCGCGGCCCGAAGCCGGACCACTGGCCGGTGTGGAGGCGGGGATGCAGTGGGCGGCCTCCCTCCCCGTGCTGGTGCGTGCGGTGGACCTGCCGCTGGCCGGGCCGGACGTGTTCCAGCGGCTCATGGATGCGTGGCGCACGGCCGTATATGGCGTGGATGTGGTGGCGGCCGAAACCCCGGATGGACGCCTGCAGCCCCTCCTGTCCCTGTGGACGCCCGGCATGTTGCCGAGGATCACGGCCTATCTGGATAGCGGCAGACGGTCGGTCCTCGGGCTGTTGGATGAGGCGCAGGTCCTGCGGGTCCGGGTGGATGAGCAGACCGTGAAAAATGTGAATACACGAGCCGATTTGACTTGA
- a CDS encoding NUDIX hydrolase, with protein MAPSNSVLPRKTARAFALPKRRLCPPAKTNPAYIGEPGHRSFAATMFYFYVDKIRKAEKGVPQDRFTRKRLYRTHAKAQDDGRGAVIVVDTRKMDALPTEADALPKKALVNVRPYLPTKEIVAGGGVLTKMGKTKLKVLLIFRKGRWDLPKGKLDPGETVKQCAKREVCEELGIDAVKVVQFLDTTVHGYAEDDHFMVKTTYWYHMTTKATSFVPQLEEKITAVKWMSIDKARRKLGHATLIHLLDRVEAKLMQNP; from the coding sequence ATGGCCCCTTCCAACAGCGTACTCCCGCGGAAGACGGCCCGGGCCTTCGCACTGCCGAAGCGGCGACTCTGTCCTCCGGCCAAGACCAATCCGGCGTATATTGGCGAACCGGGCCATCGTTCGTTTGCTGCAACCATGTTCTATTTCTACGTCGACAAAATCAGGAAAGCAGAAAAAGGAGTCCCCCAGGACCGGTTCACGCGGAAACGCCTGTACCGGACGCACGCCAAGGCCCAGGATGATGGACGGGGCGCCGTGATCGTGGTGGATACCCGCAAGATGGATGCACTCCCGACCGAGGCCGATGCCCTCCCCAAGAAGGCCCTGGTGAATGTCCGACCCTACCTTCCCACGAAGGAAATCGTGGCCGGGGGCGGGGTCCTCACCAAGATGGGAAAAACCAAGCTGAAAGTCCTGCTCATCTTCCGAAAGGGCCGGTGGGATCTGCCAAAGGGCAAGCTGGACCCCGGAGAAACAGTGAAGCAGTGCGCAAAGCGGGAGGTATGCGAGGAGTTGGGTATCGATGCCGTGAAGGTCGTCCAGTTCCTGGATACCACCGTCCACGGATACGCCGAGGACGACCACTTCATGGTCAAGACCACCTATTGGTACCACATGACGACCAAGGCCACCTCGTTCGTACCGCAGCTGGAGGAGAAAATCACGGCCGTCAAATGGATGTCCATTGACAAGGCCCGCCGCAAGCTGGGCCACGCCACCCTCATCCACTTGCTGGACCGCGTCGAAGCCAAGCTCATGCAAAACCCGTAG
- a CDS encoding M14 family metallopeptidase, with protein sequence MRVSFLPVRLLMVAPSILTLFLLATPASAQESPAEFLGYELGEQFTPHHRVMDYVRHVAEHSDRVAIESYGVTYEGRELLVAYVSAPAHIASLDAVRRANLQRANLGPDGATFLTASAAAADAPAASPIVVWLSYNVHGNESVSSEAALQTLYELADERNARTGAWLENTVVVIDPMINPDGRDRYVNWYRQQLGQWQDVNPDAVEHNEPWPGGRTNHYYFDLNRDWAWLTQQETRARLALYNTWMPQVHVDFHEQGIDSPYYFAPAAEPYHPVITDWQRSFQETIGRNHARYFDANGWLYFTGQVFDLFYPGYGDTYPTYNGAIGMTYEQGGSGRAGLGVETAEGDTLTLAMRIAGHYTTGMSTVEVSAAHAAELAAEFEAFFDRAARSGPDDVRAWVLRSPAGPERLAALAAHLDGLGIAYGTPAAAASRRGWSYRSRAAESVALKPGDLVVPAAQPRGTMAHVLFEPESAIPDSMTYDITAWALPYAYDLDAWTVDAEIPLDTWAPAPNATPASLPYAWISAWQDAGDAPFLSALLKAGVRVRFTERPMTVDGQTYDPGALIVTRRGNERFGDALPTLLADLAAGHKQHLQPMQTGMVDGGPDLGSSDVRYLEAPRVAMLTGSPASSSSVGELWHLFDEIWEYPVTRIQAEDIRSVDLDDYDVLLLPSGSYSRIWPDDQLDGLRSWIRSGGRLVAIEGAASWLTGKDGFALKAAPRDEPADSVRKEVARTKVYAERGRDRLATDNPGAIFTAKVDVTHPLGYGMSATTWILRRRADGPVVMTGDSAWNTGLVGERVSGQVGYRAEPRIEGSLAFGAEQMGRGTVVYIVDNPVFRGFWYSGRHLLANAVFFTVR encoded by the coding sequence ATGCGCGTTTCGTTCTTGCCGGTCCGCCTTTTGATGGTCGCACCGTCGATTCTCACCCTGTTCCTCCTCGCAACGCCCGCGAGTGCCCAGGAATCCCCGGCCGAATTCCTGGGATACGAGCTGGGCGAGCAATTCACCCCGCACCACCGGGTCATGGACTATGTCCGCCACGTGGCTGAACACAGTGACCGGGTTGCCATCGAGTCGTACGGGGTGACCTATGAGGGCCGGGAATTGCTGGTGGCCTACGTATCCGCCCCTGCGCACATCGCGTCCCTCGATGCGGTGCGCCGCGCCAACCTGCAGCGAGCGAACCTGGGACCGGACGGTGCCACCTTCCTGACGGCCTCCGCCGCCGCGGCCGATGCGCCGGCTGCATCCCCGATCGTGGTCTGGCTCAGCTACAACGTACACGGCAACGAAAGCGTGAGCAGTGAGGCCGCCCTGCAGACGCTCTACGAACTGGCCGACGAGCGCAACGCCCGCACGGGCGCATGGCTCGAGAACACGGTCGTGGTCATCGATCCGATGATCAACCCGGATGGCCGGGATCGGTACGTGAACTGGTACCGGCAGCAGCTGGGTCAGTGGCAGGACGTCAATCCGGATGCGGTCGAACACAACGAACCGTGGCCGGGTGGACGCACGAACCATTATTACTTCGACCTGAACCGGGACTGGGCCTGGCTGACCCAGCAGGAGACCCGTGCCCGGTTGGCGCTCTACAACACCTGGATGCCCCAGGTCCACGTGGATTTCCACGAGCAGGGCATTGACTCCCCGTACTACTTCGCGCCCGCCGCCGAGCCCTATCACCCGGTCATCACCGACTGGCAGCGGAGCTTCCAGGAGACGATTGGCCGCAATCATGCCCGCTATTTCGATGCGAACGGCTGGTTGTACTTCACCGGGCAGGTGTTCGACCTGTTCTATCCGGGATACGGCGACACCTACCCCACCTACAACGGCGCCATCGGCATGACCTATGAACAGGGCGGCTCCGGCCGCGCGGGGCTCGGCGTGGAAACGGCCGAGGGGGACACGCTGACGCTGGCCATGCGCATTGCCGGCCACTACACGACCGGCATGTCGACCGTCGAGGTGTCTGCGGCCCATGCTGCCGAGCTGGCGGCCGAGTTCGAGGCGTTCTTCGACCGGGCCGCGCGATCCGGGCCGGACGACGTCCGCGCCTGGGTCCTCCGCTCTCCGGCCGGCCCGGAGCGGCTCGCTGCGCTCGCCGCGCATCTGGATGGGCTGGGCATTGCGTACGGCACACCTGCCGCCGCGGCCAGCCGACGGGGCTGGTCGTACCGGTCACGCGCGGCCGAATCGGTGGCGCTGAAGCCCGGCGACCTGGTGGTGCCGGCTGCCCAGCCGCGGGGCACCATGGCGCACGTCCTGTTCGAGCCGGAATCGGCCATTCCGGACTCCATGACCTACGACATCACCGCGTGGGCGCTGCCGTATGCGTATGACCTGGATGCCTGGACGGTGGATGCGGAGATCCCGCTGGACACCTGGGCCCCGGCGCCGAACGCCACCCCCGCCTCCCTCCCCTACGCCTGGATTTCCGCGTGGCAGGACGCTGGCGACGCCCCCTTCCTGTCGGCGCTGCTGAAGGCCGGCGTGCGGGTCCGGTTCACGGAGCGGCCCATGACCGTGGACGGCCAAACGTACGACCCGGGTGCATTGATCGTGACCCGGAGGGGGAACGAGCGTTTCGGCGACGCCCTTCCGACCCTGCTGGCGGACCTGGCTGCCGGGCACAAACAGCACCTGCAGCCCATGCAGACCGGCATGGTGGACGGCGGTCCCGATCTGGGCTCCTCCGACGTCCGGTACCTGGAGGCCCCGCGCGTGGCCATGCTGACGGGCAGTCCGGCCTCGTCGTCCAGCGTGGGCGAACTGTGGCACCTGTTCGACGAGATCTGGGAATACCCCGTGACCCGGATCCAGGCGGAGGACATCCGCAGCGTGGACCTGGATGACTACGACGTACTGCTGCTGCCCTCGGGCAGCTACAGCCGGATCTGGCCGGATGACCAACTCGACGGGCTGCGGTCCTGGATCCGTTCAGGCGGCCGGCTCGTCGCCATCGAGGGCGCGGCCTCGTGGCTGACCGGAAAAGACGGATTCGCACTCAAGGCCGCGCCCCGCGACGAGCCGGCCGACAGCGTGCGCAAGGAAGTCGCCCGCACCAAGGTCTATGCCGAACGGGGGCGCGACCGCCTGGCGACGGACAACCCCGGGGCCATTTTCACGGCCAAGGTCGATGTCACGCATCCGCTGGGGTACGGCATGTCCGCCACCACGTGGATCCTGCGTCGTCGGGCCGACGGGCCGGTGGTGATGACCGGGGACAGTGCGTGGAACACGGGCCTGGTGGGCGAACGCGTATCGGGACAGGTGGGCTACCGGGCCGAGCCGCGCATTGAGGGCTCACTGGCGTTCGGTGCCGAGCAGATGGGCCGGGGAACGGTGGTGTATATCGTGGACAACCCGGTATTCCGGGGGTTCTGGTATTCCGGGCGTCACCTGCTGGCAAACGCCGTGTTCTTCACGGTGCGTTAG
- a CDS encoding T9SS type A sorting domain-containing protein, whose product MTDTSNRKRSGPLLLFFALFTVIVIVLLGWLAMNATRPDEYVEPAKSDAIRFMEMQALIRSVEGEPTDAYPQTYKFDALDASRAVAKQGATILPWSERGPSNVGGRTRAIVVDANDPTNRTWFAGAVSGGIWRTTDQGQSWTPLTEDWPTLSVTAIVQAPSRPDVLYAGTGEGFFNVGAVVGDGLFQSTDGGDTWSPMWSTRGNPLFKYVNRMIVHPEFHSVLVVATNTGVYRTEDGGATWKAVLEPGGRMAQIGHEPGNFYTQYASETGRGIWKSTDGGSTWAFSGAGMTVPNGSRVEFGISPVLPGRIIAMVDVRSGLEEIYISDNRASHWVLVPSTAANPPDIGADQAWYDMVVTPHPYDANVVFVGGVQMYRLTLNGSQSTLAASTREIGTDFFLDFIDFGAEYLRGGLRLGIDDDEANITPEQMTSVEIRFGPGISQRAHRFTPPDGPGIAFVDYPYADFVDVPFQVWDTQNNRQLHVSFRDRLGDGVFDLTPDDASNLGREYILIHAFPYGAGTAHSSIAQNGGVRNGLMYFLWPILAPEALWQPDNLPSSTLHIDLVQATAPATWTSTIIGTGVHVDHHALVPVPFDPQAGTFGLISGNDGGVFWSGSGGQSWVDRSRGYNTTQFYGVDRRPGANIYIGGMQDNGTYRSFQPFGTDIPGWTPAAIGGDGFDAVWHQSDPNRLLGGSQFNGLRRSVDGGLTWSNATTGLLDTGGSNANAPFLNSIERSPFNSDTLFAIGGSGVWLSPNFGQSWQLRPALADRWAFQSNARGTVRPSLASPRVIWAGYEMDPFDNGGDDIVGQLHVSTNAGATFRPVPTPSISPGYLSGLATHPTQDSTAFALFSSSGRAKILRTTDLGETWTDLSGFSDGPSGTLSVRGFPDVAVHDLVVLPGATEVLWVGTEIGLFVSEDDGESWSFANNGLPAVSIWRMRVVGDEVVLATHGRGVWTVPLNAAIATAAEPTDALPTTTTLGSAYPNPFRAQLAIPYELDGAGRVRMDIYDLQGRRVATLVDGEQPVGRHVALWQADAAAAGTYVIRLSADGHTSTRTVVRLN is encoded by the coding sequence ATGACCGATACATCGAACCGGAAACGATCCGGCCCGCTGCTTCTTTTTTTCGCCCTGTTCACCGTCATCGTGATCGTGCTGTTGGGTTGGTTGGCCATGAACGCCACCCGTCCGGACGAGTACGTCGAGCCGGCCAAGAGCGATGCCATCCGGTTCATGGAGATGCAGGCCCTCATCCGCTCGGTCGAAGGCGAACCCACGGACGCCTATCCGCAGACCTACAAATTCGATGCGCTGGACGCCTCCCGGGCGGTCGCCAAACAGGGGGCTACGATCCTGCCCTGGTCTGAACGGGGACCGTCCAACGTGGGCGGCCGCACGCGCGCCATCGTGGTGGATGCCAACGACCCCACGAACCGGACCTGGTTCGCCGGCGCGGTGAGTGGCGGAATCTGGCGCACCACGGACCAGGGCCAGTCCTGGACACCGCTCACGGAGGATTGGCCCACGTTGTCGGTGACGGCCATCGTGCAGGCCCCGTCCCGACCGGACGTGCTGTACGCGGGCACCGGAGAGGGTTTCTTCAATGTCGGGGCCGTCGTCGGGGATGGCTTGTTCCAATCCACGGACGGTGGGGACACGTGGAGCCCCATGTGGTCCACGCGGGGCAATCCGTTGTTCAAATACGTGAACCGGATGATCGTGCATCCTGAATTCCACTCGGTGCTGGTGGTCGCCACGAACACGGGCGTCTACCGGACCGAGGATGGAGGCGCCACGTGGAAGGCCGTTCTCGAACCGGGTGGGAGGATGGCCCAGATCGGCCATGAACCGGGAAATTTTTACACCCAGTACGCCTCCGAGACGGGGCGGGGCATCTGGAAATCCACCGACGGCGGCTCGACATGGGCCTTTTCGGGTGCCGGAATGACGGTACCGAACGGAAGCCGTGTGGAGTTCGGGATCTCACCCGTCTTGCCCGGCCGCATCATCGCCATGGTGGATGTACGCAGCGGCCTGGAGGAGATCTACATTTCGGACAATCGGGCCAGCCACTGGGTCCTGGTTCCGTCGACCGCCGCCAATCCGCCGGACATCGGTGCCGACCAGGCCTGGTACGACATGGTGGTCACGCCTCATCCCTACGACGCCAACGTGGTTTTCGTAGGGGGCGTTCAGATGTACCGGCTGACGCTGAACGGTTCGCAATCCACGCTGGCCGCCTCGACCCGGGAAATCGGCACCGACTTCTTCCTGGACTTCATTGACTTCGGCGCGGAATACTTGCGGGGCGGCCTGCGACTGGGGATTGACGACGATGAGGCCAACATTACGCCGGAACAGATGACCTCCGTGGAAATCCGGTTCGGGCCGGGCATTTCCCAGCGGGCCCACCGGTTCACACCACCCGACGGCCCGGGAATTGCGTTCGTCGACTACCCCTATGCCGATTTTGTGGACGTACCGTTCCAGGTCTGGGACACGCAGAACAACCGGCAACTCCACGTCTCCTTCCGGGACCGGCTCGGCGACGGCGTATTCGATCTGACGCCGGACGACGCGAGCAACCTGGGAAGGGAATACATCCTCATTCACGCGTTCCCCTACGGCGCCGGAACGGCGCACTCCAGCATCGCCCAGAACGGTGGCGTCCGGAATGGCCTCATGTATTTCCTGTGGCCCATCCTGGCCCCCGAGGCGCTGTGGCAACCCGACAACCTGCCCTCATCCACCCTCCACATTGATCTCGTCCAAGCCACGGCCCCGGCCACCTGGACGTCCACCATCATCGGAACGGGCGTCCACGTGGACCACCACGCTCTTGTGCCCGTGCCCTTCGACCCACAGGCCGGTACCTTCGGGCTCATTTCGGGCAACGACGGTGGCGTGTTCTGGTCGGGCAGCGGGGGACAATCCTGGGTGGACCGCAGCCGGGGATACAACACCACCCAGTTCTACGGCGTGGATCGCCGTCCGGGCGCGAACATCTACATCGGCGGCATGCAGGACAACGGTACCTACCGCTCTTTCCAGCCGTTCGGGACCGATATTCCCGGTTGGACGCCGGCGGCCATCGGGGGAGACGGGTTCGATGCCGTCTGGCATCAGTCCGACCCCAACCGCCTGCTTGGCGGCTCCCAGTTCAACGGCCTGCGCCGGTCCGTGGACGGCGGGTTGACGTGGTCCAACGCCACGACGGGCCTGCTGGACACCGGCGGATCCAATGCCAATGCGCCCTTCCTGAACTCCATTGAGCGCAGCCCCTTCAACTCGGACACCTTGTTTGCCATAGGCGGCTCGGGCGTGTGGTTGAGCCCCAATTTCGGTCAATCCTGGCAACTCCGTCCCGCCCTGGCCGATCGTTGGGCCTTCCAGAGCAACGCCCGGGGCACCGTCCGGCCGTCCCTGGCCTCGCCGCGCGTAATCTGGGCCGGCTACGAGATGGACCCCTTCGACAACGGTGGCGATGACATCGTGGGACAACTCCACGTATCGACCAATGCCGGTGCGACGTTCCGGCCCGTCCCGACGCCCTCCATTTCCCCGGGATACCTGTCCGGCCTGGCGACGCATCCCACCCAGGACAGCACGGCGTTCGCCCTGTTTTCGTCCTCGGGCCGCGCCAAGATCCTGCGGACCACAGACCTCGGAGAGACCTGGACCGACCTCTCCGGCTTCTCGGACGGCCCCTCGGGCACCTTGTCCGTGCGCGGCTTCCCGGATGTGGCCGTGCATGACCTCGTGGTCCTTCCGGGTGCCACCGAAGTGCTCTGGGTGGGCACGGAAATCGGACTGTTTGTTTCGGAAGACGACGGCGAGAGCTGGTCGTTCGCCAACAACGGGCTGCCGGCCGTCTCCATCTGGAGGATGCGCGTCGTCGGCGACGAAGTCGTCCTCGCGACGCATGGCCGGGGGGTCTGGACGGTTCCCCTGAACGCGGCAATCGCCACCGCCGCCGAGCCGACCGATGCGCTCCCCACGACCACGACGCTCGGAAGCGCGTATCCCAACCCGTTCCGGGCGCAGTTGGCCATCCCGTATGAACTGGACGGAGCCGGCCGCGTGCGCATGGACATCTACGACCTGCAGGGCCGGCGCGTGGCTACGCTGGTGGACGGGGAGCAACCGGTCGGCCGCCATGTGGCCCTGTGGCAAGCCGACGCGGCCGCAGCCGGGACGTACGTCATCCGGCTCAGCGCAGACGGCCACACCTCCACGCGGACCGTCGTCCGCCTGAACTGA
- a CDS encoding cellulose binding domain-containing protein: MLRHFTLLLLLVLALVPDASARQAEVRVVYSVQEVRSGRFISHVSLTNMTASPIRAWTLSFRLADPVDQMDNVVWNRFGDIYDVQGAGWTHEIQPGGVAFFTIHGVTSGPTAPTPTACTFNGVTCTVEGATVPQEPTVNLRDLIVASWIGEQDQTTYTGYIIIRNPTAVDLDRWKLTFTTSSLITRMEHVDWTRSGSTYSVNGVAETSRIRAGEFIFFAFSGVHNGTPALPQGCSINGTGCEFTTPDRVIETPRINLFMKVEKITATVFEGYIELQNPSDMDLSSWTLRFTFDDRITTVGGEVKWSRSDKLYTLQGMNGRQRILRGTSIVFPIAGTYEDEIEPPLNCTVNGVLCLVDAEGTTVQPDETSDGGTGGGGDDGGGDDGGGDDGGGDDGGGGGTATCAGTGGTTTAVPEIDFRFLWTTASQYVALIRLTNTSGGVIRGWSLSFRLVDGMEITRHDSSVINQNADGSYVVTNDTTNDCIESGGSIEFGFNGTHNGNFDEPIGCQFGTASCVFLRAQSVATEQTPSTALQPGGVALLGVWPNPFNPMARLEFESESTQHVVAAMWDMLGRRVAVLHDGMVAAGERTSVRIDGSGLPSGSYLVRIAGQNGQTVSRTISLLK, translated from the coding sequence ATGCTTCGTCATTTTACCCTTCTCCTGCTGCTGGTGCTGGCGCTCGTTCCCGACGCGTCCGCCCGGCAAGCCGAGGTCCGTGTGGTCTATTCCGTCCAGGAAGTCCGCAGCGGCCGGTTCATATCGCATGTGAGCCTGACGAACATGACCGCGTCGCCCATCCGCGCGTGGACCCTTTCGTTCCGTTTGGCCGATCCCGTCGACCAGATGGACAACGTGGTCTGGAACCGGTTCGGCGACATCTACGACGTCCAGGGCGCCGGATGGACCCATGAAATCCAACCCGGCGGGGTAGCCTTCTTCACCATCCACGGGGTCACGAGCGGACCCACGGCCCCGACCCCCACGGCCTGCACGTTCAACGGCGTGACCTGCACGGTGGAAGGCGCTACGGTTCCCCAGGAGCCGACGGTGAACCTGCGCGACCTCATTGTGGCCTCCTGGATAGGCGAACAGGACCAGACCACCTACACCGGATATATCATCATCCGGAATCCCACCGCGGTCGACCTGGACCGGTGGAAACTGACGTTCACCACCTCCTCGCTCATTACCCGGATGGAGCATGTGGACTGGACCCGCTCGGGCTCCACCTACAGCGTGAACGGGGTGGCCGAAACCTCCCGGATCCGCGCCGGAGAGTTCATTTTCTTCGCCTTCTCCGGCGTCCACAACGGCACGCCGGCGCTTCCGCAGGGATGCTCCATCAATGGCACCGGATGTGAATTCACGACGCCGGACCGGGTCATCGAGACCCCGCGCATCAACCTGTTCATGAAGGTCGAGAAAATCACGGCGACCGTGTTCGAGGGCTATATCGAACTCCAGAATCCGTCGGATATGGACCTGTCGTCCTGGACCCTCCGCTTCACGTTCGACGACCGGATCACGACGGTCGGCGGCGAAGTGAAATGGTCCCGGTCCGACAAATTGTACACGCTGCAGGGCATGAACGGCCGGCAGCGCATCCTCCGGGGGACCAGTATCGTGTTTCCCATTGCGGGTACGTACGAGGATGAAATCGAACCCCCGCTGAATTGCACCGTGAACGGCGTGCTCTGCCTGGTCGATGCCGAAGGCACGACCGTGCAGCCCGACGAAACGAGCGATGGCGGCACGGGCGGCGGGGGTGACGACGGGGGTGGAGATGACGGCGGCGGCGACGACGGTGGCGGCGATGACGGCGGTGGTGGCGGCACGGCCACGTGCGCAGGCACGGGCGGCACCACAACGGCCGTGCCGGAAATCGACTTCCGCTTCCTCTGGACCACGGCCTCGCAATACGTGGCGCTCATCAGACTCACCAATACGTCCGGCGGTGTCATCCGGGGCTGGAGCCTGTCCTTTCGGCTCGTGGACGGAATGGAAATCACGCGACACGACTCATCCGTGATCAACCAGAACGCGGATGGCTCCTATGTGGTCACGAACGATACCACCAACGACTGTATTGAGTCTGGAGGATCCATCGAGTTCGGGTTCAACGGAACGCACAACGGAAATTTCGACGAGCCCATCGGGTGTCAGTTCGGAACGGCCTCGTGTGTCTTCCTGCGGGCCCAGTCCGTGGCCACGGAGCAGACGCCGTCCACGGCGCTGCAGCCGGGCGGCGTGGCCCTGCTGGGTGTATGGCCCAACCCGTTCAACCCCATGGCGCGCCTGGAATTCGAATCGGAATCCACGCAGCATGTGGTGGCCGCCATGTGGGACATGCTGGGCCGCCGCGTCGCGGTGCTCCACGATGGCATGGTTGCCGCCGGTGAGCGCACGTCCGTGCGGATTGACGGATCGGGACTTCCATCCGGGTCGTATCTTGTGCGTATTGCCGGGCAGAACGGGCAGACCGTGAGCCGAACCATTTCCCTGCTCAAATGA